The DNA window CGTGTAGGCGACGTAGCGGATCGGCAGTGCATCCGGACTCATCAGCTCGCCCGAATGCAGGTTCGTGACCGGCACTTCCGCCGTCGGCACCAGGTACAGCCGGTCCTCGCCGATGAAGTACATGTCCTCGTGGTACTTCGGCAGGTGGCCGGTGCCCAGCGCCGCTTCTTCGTTGATGACGAAGGGCGGCGAGATCTCCGTGTAGCCGTGCTCGCGCGCGTGCAGGTCCACCATGAAGTTGATCAGCGCACGCTCCAGGCGGGCGCCCCAGCCGGTAAACAGCGGGAAGCCGCTGCCAGCGACCTTGGCCCCGCGCGGCAGGTCCAGCAGCCCGAGCTGGTCGGCGATCTCCCAGTGCGGCCGTGTCGCCGGTGGCGCCGCGCGCTCGCCTCCCTCGCGCACGACGACGTTGGCGTCCTCGCCGCCGGCCGGGACCGCGGCCTCCGGCAGGTTCGGAATGGCGAGCAGTGCGTCGCGGACCGCGGCCTCCAGGTCGTTACGACGCTGCTCCTGCTCGGCCATGCGGTCGCCGGCCTCGCGCATCTCGCGGATCAGCGGCTCCGCCTCCTCGTGCCGGCCGGCCTGCTTCAGCTTGCCGACCTGCGGCGAGACCTCGTTGCGGCGCGCGCGCAGCCGGTCGACCTCCGCGATCGCACTGCGTCGCTGCTCGTCCAGTTGCAGCAGCTCGTCGACGAGCCTGCGGTAGTCGGTGTTGCCGCGCCGGCCCAGACGCTCGACGATCAGATCGGGCTCGTCCCGGATTCTCTTGAGGTCGAGCACTAGTCCTCGTCGGGCGGAACGAGGTCGCGGTTGTCGCAGTACGGGTTGCGCACGATCGCGATCTCGGCCGTGCCGAGCGCGGGATCCAGCGCGATCACCTTCATCTTGGCGTAGTTCGAGCCGCGGATGTAGCAGGTGTTGGAGCGACGCGAGCGCAGCACGTACACGACGCCCTCCTCGAGCACTACCGGCTCCTTGCTGTAGCGGTCACCGCTCGGCTCGGGCGCGCGCCGGACCTCTTCGAGTGTCGTCTCCTGCATACGGGCGGTCGAGGAGCGCGAGTCCTCACGACCCGGCACGACGCTCGACGGCACCCACAGCAGGTTGCCCGCGTCTTCGCCCAGCATGAAGTCCCACTCGGTCGCTGCGCCGAGGTCGTCGATCGCCACCAGCGACAGGAAGTTGCCCGTCAGGTTGATGGCCGATGCCATCCCTGCGTATTCCGGCCGGTAGGCCGAGAACACCGTCACGGTGTCGGGTACGTCGCTCCACGCCGGGTTGGCGAATGGATCGTCGCACGCGGCAGTGAGAAGTGCGACTGCCAGCAGTGGCAGCCGTGTCAATCGGAGAAGCGCCTGCTTGCTCATTTCTCGCCTGGAAAATGGGCGGCTAGTGTACGCGCGCCCGCGTCTCACGGTCAAGGCGGCGTCCCGATGATACCACGCGCTGCCGGCGGGGGTTTCGCCGCTGGATGAAACGACTCTGCCGCATTGACTTGGCCAGCCTTCCGGGTCTATCCTTCGCGCGCGTGTGCTGTCCTTCCGCAGGGCTGCGACGCGGCTGACCGGCACGAATCTCGCACCGACCCCTCGCGGTCCGGCACCTCGATTCGGCACTTCGGAATGACCGCGCAAGCCTTCAACGATCGACGCCGCGTACTCGTCGTTGACGACGAGCCTTACATCGGACGCATCATCCAGCTCAAGCTGGAGAGCGCGCCCTACGACGTGGAGCTCGTGCATGACGGTCGCGACGCGCTCGAACGGCTCCGCTCGGACGATCCGGTCGACCTCATCCTGCTCGACATCATGATGCCGCATGTCAGCGGGATCGAGGTCCTGACCGAGCTCCGACGCCTGCCGCACCGCGCCGATACGCCTGTCATCATGCTCACCGCCAAGGGCCACGAAACCGATCGCGAGCAGGCTGCCCGCCTCGGCGCATCCGATTTCCTGACGAAGCCGTTCAGCCCGAAGAAACTGCTTGCCCGCATCGACGAGCTTTTCGCCGCGTGACATCGACCTCTGGGCCGTCATCCTGGCCGGTGGCGTCGGCTCGCGCTTCTGGCCGGTCTCCACACCGGCACGCCCGAAGCAGCTGCTCCCGCTGGCGGGCGATGAGCCGCTCATCGCGCAGACCGTAGCGCGCATCGCGCCGCTGGTCGGGCTCGACCGCATCCGCATCCTCGCGGGCGAGTCGCTCGGTCGGCAGATCCTCTCCACCGTCCCTGACCTGGAAGCGGCCAGCCTGCTGGTCGAGCCGCGGGCTCGCGGCACTGCGCCCGTGCTCGCCTGGGCGGCACACACCATCGCGCGTGCGAATCCCGATGCGGTCATGGCATCACTGCATGCCGATCATCGCATCGAGCCTGCAGGCGCGTTCCGCACGACGATCGCACGCGCCGCACAGCTGGCGCACGCGGAGCAGCGCCTGTTCACGATCGGCGCGACGCCGACCCGGCCGGAGACGGGCTACGGTTACATCCGCACGGGTGCCGCCTTCGGCGACGATGCGTGGGCGGTCGACGAGTTCGTCGAAAAGCCGGATCGTGCGACGGCGGAGCGTTACATCACGCAGGGCTTCCTCTGGAACACGGGCCTGTTCGTGTGGCCCGTGTCGCTTCTGCTCGCCCAGCTGCAGCAGCACACACCCGAGCTCGCGCCGCTGCTGCCATTGCTCGACGAGGGCCGCGTCGACGAGTTCTTCGCACGCGCACCGTCGCTCTCGATCGACAACGGGCTGCTCGAGCGGAGTGACCGGGTGGGCGTGGTGCGCGCCGCGTTCGACTGGGACGACGTCGGTGCATGGGACGCGCTCGCGCGGACGCGCGCCGCGGACGCACGCGGCAACGTCGGTGTCGGCAGCACGCACTTCGTCGATGCCGATGACTGCATCGCCTGGTCGGACAGCGGCGACGTGGTCGTGTTCGGGGCGCGTGATCTCGTGGTGGTGCAGGCCAACGGTGTGACGTTCGTGGCGCCGCGCGCGCTTGCACCCGACCTGAAGCGTGCGCTGGCTCAGCTCCCGGAGCGGCTGGTGCAGCTGCAGGGGAACCGGCCGTGACTCCGCAGCTCTTCCTGTTCGACGACGTGCGGGCTGCCGCCTGGCAGCCGTTCACGCTCACGCGTCCGGCGGGCGAGCTGCTCTTCGGCGCGCACACGATGCGCGCGCGGGCCGAGCTCGTGTTCGGGGTTCCCGCGATCGGTCACATTGCGCCGGGTCTCGAGGGCTTCAGCGAACCCGAGGCGCCGCCCGTCATCGACGCGAACCGCGTGGCCGCCGACGCGCCACGCATCCTGCTGCTTTCGCGCGCGGTGCCCGCGTTCCAGGCGTTGCCCGCGTGGTCACAGCACACCACGCGGATCAGTATCGGCGGACGGACCGCAGGATGGTACCTGCCTGCCGGCGCACCGCTGCCCGACCCCGGTGAGCTGCACGCAGCGGACGCACGTCACGGCGACGTCGTCGAGATCGAAGGACGCGTGCTCGCGAACGTGTGGGAGCTGATCGTCGGCAACCCGGAGCAGGTGAAGCTCGACGCCGCGGCCGCCCGCGCACGCGGCGCTGCGGTCGGCGCGCTGCCGCAGCACGTGCAGCTCATCGGCAGCGCCGCGGACGTGATCATCGGGGCGGACGTCACGATCGAGCCCGGCGTCGTGTTCGACACGTCGCATGGTCCGATATGGCTCGACGACCGCTCCACGGTGCGCGCGTTCACCCGGCTCGCGGGACCCAGCTACATCGGCCGCGACTCGAGCATCCTCGGCGGTTCGGTCGCGGAGGTGTCGATCGGCCCCGTGTGCAAGGTGCACGGAGAGGTCGAGGCCTCGGTCGTGCTCGGCTACGCGAACAAGGCACACGACGGCTTCCTCGGCCACGCATACCTCGGCCGCTGGGTCAACCTGGGCGCGCTCACGACCAACAGCGACCTGAAGAACAACTACGGCACGATCCGGCTCTGGACGCCGGACGGCGACGTCGATACCGGCGAGATGAAGATCGGCTGCCTGCTCGGCGATCACGTAAAGACCGGCATCGGCACGATGCTCAATACCGGCACGGTCGTCGGCACCGGCTCCAATCTCTTTGGCGCAGCCATGCCGCCGAAGTACGTGCCGCCCTTCTCCTGGGGCAGCGGCAGCGACCTCACCGGCTACGATCTCGATCGCTTCCTCACGACGGCCGAGCGTGTGATGCAGCGGCGCGGCCTCCAGCTCGAGCCCGGCGTCCGTGGCCTGCTCTCGCGCGTCCACGAACGCGCCCGGAAGGGGCAGTAGCGTGCGCGTGACCGTGCTGGGCAGCGGGAGCACCGGCAATGCAACGCTGGTCGAATCCGGCGACGTCCGCATCCTGATCGATGCCGGCTTCAGCGGCCGCGATCTCGAGCGACGAATGCGCACCGTCGGGGTCGACCCCGCCTCGCTGCAGGCGATCCTGATCACGCATGACCACGGCGACCACACGCGCGGCATGGGCGTTCTCGCGCGGCGCTTCGACGTGCCGATCCTGATGACGCAGATCACCGAGCATGCGTGCCGCGCACTGCTCACCGGCCGCGAGCGCGTCGAGCACTACCGCAGCCTCGAGCCGTTCCGCATCGGACCGTTCGAAGTGATGCCGTTCGTCACGGTGCACGACGCCGCAGACCCGGTCGCGATCACGGTCCGGCATGTCGAGACAGGTGCGAAGATGGGCGTGGCGACGGATCTCGGCCGGCCGACCGCTCCCGTGCGCGCTGCGCTGGCGGGCTGCCACATGCTCGTGCTCGAGGCGAATCACGACGAGTCGATGCTTTGGGCGGGTCCCTATCCCTGGTCGGTCAAGCAGCGGATCGCGTCGAGTCACGGCCACCTTTCCAACCGGGCTGCCGCAGAGCTCGCACACGAGCTCTACCATCCGAACCTGGTCGCCGTTGCGCTCGCACACCTCAGCGAGCACTGCAACGACGGCGGCCTCGCCAGGGACGTGATCGGGCTGGCCCTCGACCGCCGCGGCTACCGCGGCCGGTTGGACGTGGCGCCGCAGGCGGAGCCACTCGAGCCGTTCGACGTGAACGCGCTGAGGCGCAGCTCCGGGCAGGGCGAGCAGCTGACGCTGCTGTAGCTGCCCGGGCGCATCGCGCCCGTCCATCCGATCAGAAGCCGAACGCCCGCAGCAGGTCGTTGCCGATCGCCCACGCCATGATCAGCAGGATGATGAAGAAGCCGATCTGCGTGAGCCGCATGCGGGCCTGCATCGACGGTGGCTTACCGCGTATTCCCTCGTACAGCAGGAACATGAGCTGCCC is part of the Longimicrobiales bacterium genome and encodes:
- the serS gene encoding serine--tRNA ligase codes for the protein MLDLKRIRDEPDLIVERLGRRGNTDYRRLVDELLQLDEQRRSAIAEVDRLRARRNEVSPQVGKLKQAGRHEEAEPLIREMREAGDRMAEQEQRRNDLEAAVRDALLAIPNLPEAAVPAGGEDANVVVREGGERAAPPATRPHWEIADQLGLLDLPRGAKVAGSGFPLFTGWGARLERALINFMVDLHAREHGYTEISPPFVINEEAALGTGHLPKYHEDMYFIGEDRLYLVPTAEVPVTNLHSGELMSPDALPIRYVAYTPCFRREAGSHGKDTRGLLRLHQFDKVELMRFERPEHSGAALDELTGHAERVLQLLGLQYRVLLLAGGDLGFANAQTYDLEVWSPGVERWLEVSSCSLYNDYQARRANVRYRPEPNARPEFVHTLNGSGLGVARTLAALLETYQQSDGSVRVPQALQDYVGTDVISA
- a CDS encoding response regulator — encoded protein: MTWPAFRVYPSRACAVLPQGCDAADRHESRTDPSRSGTSIRHFGMTAQAFNDRRRVLVVDDEPYIGRIIQLKLESAPYDVELVHDGRDALERLRSDDPVDLILLDIMMPHVSGIEVLTELRRLPHRADTPVIMLTAKGHETDREQAARLGASDFLTKPFSPKKLLARIDELFAA
- a CDS encoding sugar phosphate nucleotidyltransferase codes for the protein MPASTSFSPRDIDLWAVILAGGVGSRFWPVSTPARPKQLLPLAGDEPLIAQTVARIAPLVGLDRIRILAGESLGRQILSTVPDLEAASLLVEPRARGTAPVLAWAAHTIARANPDAVMASLHADHRIEPAGAFRTTIARAAQLAHAEQRLFTIGATPTRPETGYGYIRTGAAFGDDAWAVDEFVEKPDRATAERYITQGFLWNTGLFVWPVSLLLAQLQQHTPELAPLLPLLDEGRVDEFFARAPSLSIDNGLLERSDRVGVVRAAFDWDDVGAWDALARTRAADARGNVGVGSTHFVDADDCIAWSDSGDVVVFGARDLVVVQANGVTFVAPRALAPDLKRALAQLPERLVQLQGNRP
- a CDS encoding putative sugar nucleotidyl transferase codes for the protein MTPQLFLFDDVRAAAWQPFTLTRPAGELLFGAHTMRARAELVFGVPAIGHIAPGLEGFSEPEAPPVIDANRVAADAPRILLLSRAVPAFQALPAWSQHTTRISIGGRTAGWYLPAGAPLPDPGELHAADARHGDVVEIEGRVLANVWELIVGNPEQVKLDAAAARARGAAVGALPQHVQLIGSAADVIIGADVTIEPGVVFDTSHGPIWLDDRSTVRAFTRLAGPSYIGRDSSILGGSVAEVSIGPVCKVHGEVEASVVLGYANKAHDGFLGHAYLGRWVNLGALTTNSDLKNNYGTIRLWTPDGDVDTGEMKIGCLLGDHVKTGIGTMLNTGTVVGTGSNLFGAAMPPKYVPPFSWGSGSDLTGYDLDRFLTTAERVMQRRGLQLEPGVRGLLSRVHERARKGQ
- a CDS encoding MBL fold metallo-hydrolase gives rise to the protein MRVTVLGSGSTGNATLVESGDVRILIDAGFSGRDLERRMRTVGVDPASLQAILITHDHGDHTRGMGVLARRFDVPILMTQITEHACRALLTGRERVEHYRSLEPFRIGPFEVMPFVTVHDAADPVAITVRHVETGAKMGVATDLGRPTAPVRAALAGCHMLVLEANHDESMLWAGPYPWSVKQRIASSHGHLSNRAAAELAHELYHPNLVAVALAHLSEHCNDGGLARDVIGLALDRRGYRGRLDVAPQAEPLEPFDVNALRRSSGQGEQLTLL